DNA sequence from the Cucurbita pepo subsp. pepo cultivar mu-cu-16 chromosome LG06, ASM280686v2, whole genome shotgun sequence genome:
TTCAGAGATTCATTTTTACATCAATCTAGATGGCTTCCTTTTACGTTTAGTTATCGTTGGTATACTTTAAAAGTAACTTGTTTAATCACTTGAACTATACGTAATAATTGGACATATTATTGGAactgagttttttttcttcttttttttttgttctctttacTTTGGTTTAGAAAGCAAAATTCCAAACTTACACTGGAATTTTCTAGCTGGTGCACAGAGAAAGACGACTGAGTTGCTTTTGATCTATTGACAGTGCATGTCGAAAGCAGTCGAGTTATGATCGAGCTTATGGGAAAATGACGTTATCGACATCTGAATGTTCCAACAGGTAATTCGACTAATATTTATCTCAACCCAACTATGGACAAAAAGCTTATAACATTTAGATATCAGATACGATTATTTTACcatttgaattatataatttgatttgCATCTTTATGacttcaacaatattttcatttcactGTTACTTCAACCTACCTTAAGAACGAAGACTATACAAAGATGGGGCAATAGTAAGGGAGAAAAAAGAGCTTCTGATAAGTTGAAGTAGGTGAAATTGCTAAGGTCAAAATGATTTGTGTAGAACAGGTAACCCTACTTGCCTCTAGGAAATCACTAATGTTTCTATGTATTAAGCTTGTGAAAACACCAAAAATGGATGAAGAGAGGGCAAAAACTACAAAGTTTAGGAGTCTCTCCACCTACGAAAAAGACTATCATAACTATCTCTGAATCTTCCCCTCTGCTGATAGAAACCATTCCGTAAGAACTTCATAGTCGATTCGAATATTCCGATTCGTTGATCTAGCATATCATCAGCAAATCGTCTAACCTCTGTTAATCGATCCAAGTCGCAGAGACCAATAAGCAGTGCATTTGCACTTGCATCCATAGGCTTGATGTTATTATCAACCATGAAGTTCCATATATCAATGGCTGTTTCAGGGTCATAACCATCAAACAACATTGTGATAGCTGCAGCACAATTAGAAGGGGTGGGAGGGCACTCATTCTTTACCATTTCCCTGAAAAATTGGCTTGCTTCCTTAactttcttgttcttaatcAAACAGCTGAAGATCAGGTTGTAAGTGAGGGAGTTGGGAAAAGCTCCATGGAAAACCATGGCGTCCAAGAGCCGAAATGAGTCTTCAATTTTACCCTTCTCACTAAGCAATCCGATTATGGCATTGTACATAATCAAGTTTGGAACTAATCCATTTCCTACAGCTATATCCCACAATAGAATCGCATGGGTTGCATCATTTTGGTTAATGAGACTATCAAGAGCATTGGATAGGAATTTCAAACCTGGAGAGCAACCATTGTTCTTTATTTCTAGTAGAACTTTAACTGCCTCTGCAGATTGGCCCCGACGAACCAATGTTATCAAAAATGCATCATAAGCTGAAACATTTTCAGGATTCCAACCAACTCTTTTCACCATTTCATCAAATGTAACCTCGGCTTTCTCCACATTGCCTTCTTTCTCCCATCCTTCCAATAAAATGGCGTATGAGTCCCCATCTAGAGGAATCTTCTCTTTGTGCTTTTTAAAGAACTCCCAAGCCTTTGATGTTTGATTTTCCTCGGTGCAAATTGCACTCAGTAGAGAATTCACCGCCACCACATCCTTCTCGACGTCGTACCTATCCATCACTTCAAAGCTCTTAATCGCATCTTTGAACCTGCCAGCCGAACAATAACTCCCGAAAACAGACACGAAAGTTGGTAATGAAAGgactttttcttctctcatgGTGCGGATGGCGTTCCACATTTGATCGAACAATTCATTCTTGCCCAGCAAATCAACCATCAGATTCCACGAGTACGCCGACTGCTTCGCCAACTGCCTCGCCCACCGGAAGAATTTGATCGCCGACGACGGATAGTTGTAAGAAACCCTTAGAACTTCTTGGACAAGCTCTGGCGACGGAACTACTCCCGTCGCGGAGAGCGCGGCTTCTACATCATTTGGCGAGGCTCTGACCAGGACTTTGCAAACGGTTTTGGCAGCCGGCGATATGTCAGGCGCGTCGAGATGCACGGGGAGGCGAGGGGATTTG
Encoded proteins:
- the LOC111797627 gene encoding pentatricopeptide repeat-containing protein At1g77360, mitochondrial-like; protein product: MVEAMAENPKIGVKKPFKLPPSSSPPLVKSPRLPVHLDAPDISPAAKTVCKVLVRASPNDVEAALSATGVVPSPELVQEVLRVSYNYPSSAIKFFRWARQLAKQSAYSWNLMVDLLGKNELFDQMWNAIRTMREEKVLSLPTFVSVFGSYCSAGRFKDAIKSFEVMDRYDVEKDVVAVNSLLSAICTEENQTSKAWEFFKKHKEKIPLDGDSYAILLEGWEKEGNVEKAEVTFDEMVKRVGWNPENVSAYDAFLITLVRRGQSAEAVKVLLEIKNNGCSPGLKFLSNALDSLINQNDATHAILLWDIAVGNGLVPNLIMYNAIIGLLSEKGKIEDSFRLLDAMVFHGAFPNSLTYNLIFSCLIKNKKVKEASQFFREMVKNECPPTPSNCAAAITMLFDGYDPETAIDIWNFMVDNNIKPMDASANALLIGLCDLDRLTEVRRFADDMLDQRIGIFESTMKFLRNGFYQQRGRFRDSYDSLFRRWRDS